The following are encoded together in the Ictidomys tridecemlineatus isolate mIctTri1 chromosome X, mIctTri1.hap1, whole genome shotgun sequence genome:
- the LOC101955349 gene encoding N-myc 2 proto-oncogene protein produces the protein MRSYTVSTMPRMICRNADLEFDWLQPCFYPDEDDFYFSGPNSTPPGEDIWKKFELLPTPPLSPSCAFLELSTEPSDWASEMMLSEADLWDNPDEEDVFGPEGLGSLTPNPVILRDCMWSGFSAREKLERAMSEKMQHGHEPAATGPATQVPGAGAASPAGRGHSGTTGAALPAELAHPAAKCVDPAVVFLLPVSKQNPAPVRVAPAPAPANAPAVGAAVARAAAPASAAVAAPPGLSNRPPNSGDHKVLSTSGEDALSDEVDEEEDEEEEIDVVTVEKSCKTGGNTFTLTVSPKNTALGLKREQSRELILQRSVPIYQQHNYAAPSPYVESEDAPPQKKIKREVSPRPLKSVIHPKGKSFSPRKSDSEDSVRRRNHNILERQRRNDLRSSFTTLRDHVPELVKNEKAAKVVILKKACEYVHYLQAKEHQLLVEKEKLQARQQQLLKIIELAWTF, from the coding sequence ATGCGGAGCTACACCGTGTCCACCATGCCGAGGATGATTTGCAGGAACGCAGATCTCGAGTTTGACTGGCTGCAGCCCTGCTTCTACCCTGACGAAGATGACTTCTACTTCAGCGGCCCCAACTCGACCCCTCCTGGGGAGGACATCTGGAAGAAGTTTGAACTGCTGCCTACGCCCCCGCTGTCGCCCAGCTGTGCGTTCCTGGAGCTCAGTACGGAGCCCTCTGACTGGGCCAGCGAAATGATGCTGTCCGAGGCCGACCTGTGGGACAACCCCGACGAGGAGGACGTGTTCGGCCCGGAGGGACTGGGCAGCCTCACCCCCAACCCAGTCATCCTCCGGGACTGCATGTGGAGCGGCTTCTCCGCTCGCGAGAAGCTGGAGCGTGCCATGAGTGAGAAGATGCAGCACGGCCACGAGCCCGCGGCCACGGGTCCGGCCACCCAGGTCCCGGGAGCGGGAGCTGCCAGCCCTGCGGGCCGCGGGCACAGCGGGACGACTGGAGCCGCCTTACCGGCGGAGCTCGCCCACCCGGCCGCCAAGTGTGTAGATCCCGCGGTAGTCTTTCTCTTGCCGGTGAGCAAGCAGAATCCGGCGCCTGTGCGGGTCGCCCCGGCTCCTGCCCCTGCCAATGCCCCTGCGGTGGGCGCTGCGGTTGCTAGAGCAGCCGCCCCCGCTAGTGCCGCGGTGGCCGCCCCTCCGGGTTTAAGCAACCGCCCTCCCAACAGCGGTGACCACAAGGTCCTCAGCACCTCCGGAGAGGACGCCCTGAGCGACGAGGTTGacgaggaggaagatgaagaagaggagaTCGATGTGGTCACCGTGGAGAAAAGCTGTAAGACAGGCGGCAACACGTTCACCCTCACGGTGAGTCCCAAGAACACAGCCCTGGGCCTGAAGAGAGAGCAGTCCCGTGAGCTGATCCTCCAACGCAGTGTCCCCATCTACCAGCAGCACAACTATGCTGCGCCCTCGCCCTATGTGGAGAGCGAGGATGCTCCACCCCAGAAGAAGATCAAGAGGGAGGTGTCCCCACGTCCCCTCAAGAGCGTCATCCACCCAAAGGGTAAGAGCTTCAGCCCTCGGAAATCCGACTCCGAGGACAGCGTGCGTCGCCGCAATCACAACATCCTGGAGCGCCAGCGCCGCAATGACCTGCGATCCAGCTTCACCACGCTCCGGGACCACGTGCCGGAGCTGGTGAAGAATGAGAAGGCCGCCAAGGTGGTCATTTTGAAAAAAGCCTGTGAGTATGTCCACTACCTCCAGGCCAAGGAGCACCAGCTTCTGGTGGAAAAGGAGAAATTGCAGGCAAGACAGCAGCAGTTGCTAAAGATAATTGAACTTGCTTGGACTTTCTAA